The proteins below are encoded in one region of Lonchura striata isolate bLonStr1 chromosome 1, bLonStr1.mat, whole genome shotgun sequence:
- the RPL15 gene encoding large ribosomal subunit protein eL15 — protein sequence MGAYKYIQELWRKKQSDVMRFLLRVRCWQYRQLSALHRAPRPTRPDKARRLGYKAKQGYVIYRVRVRRGGRKRPVPKGATYGKPVHHGVNQLKFARSLQSVAEERAGRHCGALRVLNSYWVGEDSTYKFFEVILIDPFHKTIRRNPDTQWITKPVHKHREMRGLTSAGRKSRGLGKGHKFHHTIGGSRRAAWRRRNTLQLHRYR from the exons ATGGGTGCCTACAAGTACATCCAGGAGCTGTGGAGGAAGAAGCAGTCGGACGTGATGCGGTTCCTGCTGCGCGTGCGCTGCTGGCAGTACCGCCAGCTGTCGGCCCTGcaccgcgccccgcgccccacGCGGCCGGACAAAGCCCGCAGGCTGGGATACAAGGCCAAGCAAG GTTACGTTATTTACCGTGTCCGTGTTCGCCGTGGTGGCCGCAAACGCCCGGTCCCCAAAGGTGCAACCTATGGTAAACCTGTGCATCATGGTGTTAACCAGCTCAAGTTTGCCCGGAGTCTTCAGTCTGTAGCAGAG gaACGTGCTGGCCGTCACTGCGGGGCTCTCAGAGTCTTGAACTCATATTGGGTGGGAGAAGATTCCACTTACAAGTTCTTTGAAGTGATCCTGATCGATCCCTTCCATAAGACCATCAGGCGGAACCCTGACACCCAATGGATCACCAAGCCCGTCCACAAGCACAGAGAGATGCGTGGGCTGACGTCAGCCGGGCGCAAGAGCCGTGGGCTCGGCAAGGGCCACAAATTCCACCACACCATCGGTGGCTCGCGCCGTGCGGCCTGGAGAAGGCGCAACACCCTGCAGCTGCACCGCTACCGCTAA
- the NKIRAS1 gene encoding NF-kappa-B inhibitor-interacting Ras-like protein 1, giving the protein MGKGYKVVVCGMASVGKTAILEQLLYGKHTVGLEEGATMEDVYLASVETDRGVKEQLRLYDTRGLQEGVELPKHYFSVADGFVLVYAVTSLEAFQRVELLKKEIDVFRDKKEVAVIVLGNKTDLLDQRQVETEAAQQWARAEKVRLWEVTVTDRKTLLEPFTFLASKLSQSQNKSTFPLPGRKSKGNNCEN; this is encoded by the exons ATGGGAAAGGGCTACAAGGTGGTGGTTTGTGGAATGGCCTCAGTGGGAAAGACTGCGATTTTGGAGCAGCTTCTCTATGGAAAGCATACTGTCG GCTTAGAAGAGGGTGCCACAATGGAAGATGTGTATTTGGCATCAGTGGAGACAGACCGAGGCGTGAAGGAACAGTTACGGCTTTATGACACCAGGGGTCTGCAGGAGGGTGTGGAATTGCCCAAGCACTATTTCTCCGTGGCCGACGGCTTCGTCCTGGTGTATGCCGTGACCAGCCTCGAAGCATTCCAAAGAGTCGAACTGCTCAAAAAGGAGATCGATGTCTTCAGGGACAAAAAGGAG GTTGCAGTTATTGTCTTGGGAAACAAAACTGACCTCCTGGACCAAAGGCAAGTGGAAacagaagcagcacagcaaTGGGCAAGGGCCGAGAAAGTGAGACTGTGGGAAGTGACTGTGACAGATCGGAAAACACTGCTTGAACCCTTCACCTTCTTAGCTAGCAAACTGTCCCAGTCCCAGAACAAATCAACATTTCCCTTACCTGGAAGGAAGAGCAAAGGGAATAACTGTGAAAACTAG